In one window of Erwinia tasmaniensis Et1/99 DNA:
- a CDS encoding TIGR01777 family oxidoreductase has translation MHILITGGSGLIGRPLTARLLQLGHRVSVVTRDVAAARSKLGERVGLWSGLDQQQDLNDVDAVINLAGEPIAGKRWSDSQKRLLCDSRWQITERLVELIKASSRPPALMISGSATGYYGDCGDQVLTEDDAGHDEFTHRLCARWEQLAQLAQSDQTRVCLIRTGVVLSKKGGALAQMKLPFKLGIGGPLGSGRQYMPWIHLEDAISGILWLLDKPELHGPFNLVAPYAVRNERFAAALGHAMHRPAFMRAPASAIKLMMGESAVLVLGGQHVIPQRLEASGFAFRWYDLEKALRDVV, from the coding sequence ATGCATATTCTGATTACCGGCGGATCGGGGCTGATTGGCCGCCCGTTAACTGCCCGCCTGCTACAGCTGGGCCACCGGGTCAGCGTGGTCACCCGCGACGTCGCCGCTGCCCGCAGCAAACTAGGGGAGCGGGTCGGGCTGTGGTCCGGGCTGGATCAGCAGCAGGATCTGAATGACGTTGATGCGGTGATTAATCTGGCCGGGGAACCGATTGCCGGCAAGCGCTGGAGCGACTCGCAAAAACGTCTGCTGTGTGACAGCCGCTGGCAGATAACCGAACGTCTGGTTGAATTGATTAAGGCCAGCAGTCGCCCTCCGGCGCTGATGATATCCGGCTCTGCCACCGGGTACTACGGTGATTGCGGCGATCAGGTGCTGACCGAGGACGATGCTGGCCATGACGAATTTACCCATCGGCTCTGCGCGCGCTGGGAACAGCTGGCGCAGCTGGCGCAAAGTGACCAGACCCGCGTCTGCCTGATACGTACCGGCGTGGTGCTGAGTAAAAAAGGGGGGGCGCTGGCACAAATGAAGCTGCCGTTTAAGCTGGGCATCGGCGGGCCGCTGGGTAGCGGCAGGCAGTATATGCCGTGGATCCATTTGGAAGATGCCATCAGCGGTATTCTGTGGCTGCTGGATAAGCCAGAACTGCACGGGCCCTTTAACCTGGTGGCACCCTACGCGGTGCGTAATGAACGGTTTGCCGCCGCACTCGGCCATGCCATGCATCGTCCAGCGTTTATGCGCGCCCCGGCTTCGGCCATTAAACTGATGATGGGCGAGTCGGCGGTGCTGGTTTTAGGTGGGCAGCATGTCATCCCCCAGCGGCTGGAGGCGTCAGGTTTCGCTTTCCGCTGGTACGATTTGGAAAAGGCGCTGCGGGATGTGGTTTAG
- the yfcF gene encoding glutathione transferase, with translation MRYPPIVLWSDAHFFSPYAMSVYVALSEKGLPFTIKSVDLTNAEHRQPTYAQVSLTRRVPTLAVDNFLLSESSAIVEYLEDRFPAPDYERLYPRDVEKRARAREIQAWLRSDFIPIRQQRPTEVLFAGKRFTPLDEAARYDAARLIDAVERLLPENQQNLFGEWSIADTDLAVMLNRLALHHDPLPPRLADYAHFQWQRASVQRWLAESLRADRE, from the coding sequence ATGCGTTATCCCCCAATAGTTTTGTGGTCAGATGCCCATTTTTTTAGCCCTTATGCGATGTCGGTCTATGTTGCGCTAAGCGAAAAGGGGCTGCCTTTCACCATCAAGAGCGTGGACCTGACGAACGCGGAGCACAGGCAGCCGACCTACGCCCAGGTGTCGCTGACGCGCCGCGTGCCGACGCTGGCGGTGGACAACTTTCTGCTGTCGGAATCCTCTGCGATCGTGGAATATCTGGAGGACCGCTTTCCGGCACCGGACTATGAACGTCTCTATCCCCGTGATGTTGAAAAACGCGCCAGGGCGCGTGAGATACAGGCGTGGCTGCGCAGCGATTTTATACCCATTCGCCAACAGCGCCCAACGGAGGTGCTGTTTGCCGGTAAGCGCTTTACGCCTCTGGACGAAGCGGCAAGGTACGACGCCGCCAGGTTGATTGACGCGGTCGAACGCCTGCTGCCTGAAAACCAGCAGAATCTGTTTGGCGAATGGTCAATAGCCGATACCGACCTTGCGGTGATGCTCAATCGTCTGGCACTGCATCATGACCCCTTGCCGCCGCGCCTTGCCGACTACGCGCATTTCCAGTGGCAGCGCGCCTCGGTACAGCGCTGGCTGGCCGAATCGTTGCGAGCTGACCGTGAATAG
- the yfcD gene encoding NUDIX hydrolase YfcD — protein sequence MVEQDQGTEWVDIVNEDNEVIAQSSRVQMRAQCLRHRATYIVVHDGMGKILVQRRTENKDFMPGMLDATAGGVVQSGEEMLASARREAEEELGIASVPFAEHGQFYFEDEHCRAWGGLFSCVSHGPFSMQEEEVDEIFWMTPEEITARCDEFTADSLKALSLWLTRNNDSGRSAQE from the coding sequence ATGGTGGAGCAAGATCAGGGCACGGAATGGGTGGATATCGTTAACGAAGACAACGAGGTGATCGCACAATCCAGCCGTGTACAGATGCGTGCGCAGTGTTTGCGCCATCGCGCAACCTACATCGTGGTTCACGATGGCATGGGTAAAATTCTGGTACAGCGTCGAACCGAAAACAAAGACTTTATGCCGGGCATGCTGGATGCTACGGCAGGTGGCGTGGTACAGAGCGGCGAAGAGATGCTGGCTTCGGCGCGGCGCGAAGCGGAAGAAGAGCTGGGGATCGCCTCGGTGCCGTTTGCAGAGCACGGCCAGTTCTATTTCGAAGATGAACACTGCCGCGCCTGGGGTGGGTTATTCAGCTGTGTTTCCCACGGCCCGTTTTCCATGCAGGAAGAAGAGGTCGATGAAATTTTCTGGATGACGCCGGAAGAGATCACCGCCCGCTGCGACGAGTTTACCGCTGACTCGCTGAAAGCGCTGTCGCTGTGGCTGACGCGTAACAATGACTCCGGGCGGTCTGCGCAGGAGTAA
- a CDS encoding ABC transporter permease, whose product MRQQGTLILRLWKGLFNFYAAAVLLFLIVPVLTIVPLSFNASSFLSYPLSGFSLRWYRTFFHSQEWLGALGNSLLIAPLATLLATVLGVLAATGLVRGEFRGKGVVMAIIISPMVAPVVIIAVGMFFFFARLSLLNSYLGLVLAHALLGVPFVVITVVAVLKSYDTSLSRAAASLGASPLRVFCKVTLPLIAPGVFSGALFAFAASFDEVVVTLFLASPSQRTLPIQMFAGIRENLDPTIAAAASLMIGASLALLIVMEILRRRGEKMRPSSPAN is encoded by the coding sequence ATGCGACAACAAGGCACTCTGATCCTGCGCCTGTGGAAAGGCCTGTTTAACTTCTATGCGGCGGCGGTGTTACTGTTTCTGATTGTACCGGTGCTGACCATCGTGCCGCTGTCGTTTAACGCCAGCTCGTTTCTCAGCTACCCGCTCAGCGGCTTCTCGCTGCGCTGGTATCGCACCTTCTTTCATTCGCAGGAGTGGCTGGGCGCGCTGGGTAACAGCCTGCTGATTGCGCCGCTGGCAACCCTGCTGGCAACGGTGCTTGGGGTGCTGGCGGCGACGGGGCTGGTGCGCGGTGAGTTCCGGGGTAAAGGGGTGGTCATGGCGATTATCATCTCGCCGATGGTCGCCCCGGTGGTGATTATTGCCGTTGGCATGTTCTTCTTTTTCGCCAGGCTCTCACTGCTTAACAGCTACCTCGGCCTGGTGCTGGCACACGCGCTGCTCGGCGTGCCGTTTGTGGTGATCACCGTGGTAGCGGTGTTAAAAAGCTATGATACCAGCCTGTCTCGCGCCGCTGCCAGCCTCGGGGCGTCACCGCTGCGGGTCTTTTGCAAGGTCACGCTGCCGCTGATCGCTCCGGGGGTGTTTTCCGGCGCGCTCTTTGCCTTCGCGGCCTCTTTCGACGAGGTGGTTGTGACGCTGTTTCTCGCCAGCCCAAGCCAGCGCACGCTGCCAATCCAGATGTTTGCCGGTATTCGAGAAAATCTTGATCCCACCATTGCTGCCGCTGCCAGCCTGATGATTGGGGCCTCGCTTGCCCTGCTGATCGTGATGGAGATATTGCGCCGCCGGGGTGAGAAGATGCGCCCGTCCAGCCCGGCAAATTAG
- a CDS encoding ABC transporter permease, with the protein MSQNLVMESPMPPADGAALPDLHQRLRQADGVKTRRSLLLIAPLLVFVVICFLFPIASILSKSVANPEFHDNLPQTSAALQQWSGKTLPDEALFAVMGEELVAARKDGRLAIVAKRLSYEDARYRRLIVTAPRLVPASGSGVKTAFIAGQPLWGELSTWQTLKRVASPLTSYYLLSVFDRKVDAETGVERALPADQALYVNVLLRTLWMATVVTLLCVGIGYPLAWWLAKQPSNRANLLMILVLLPFWTSLIVRTASWIVLLQSGGLINRALMATGIIDHPLTLVFNRIGVFISMTHILLPFIVLPLYAVMKGIPPGYVRAAVSLGAHPFVAFWRVYVPQTYAGIAAGALLVFMMAIGYYVTPALLGGPDDQMVSYFVAFFTNSTMNWGMAAALGSQLLVIVLLLYIVYVRVTRTSAEAAAH; encoded by the coding sequence ATGAGTCAAAACCTCGTGATGGAATCCCCTATGCCCCCGGCTGACGGGGCGGCCCTGCCCGACCTTCACCAGCGGCTGCGCCAGGCGGATGGGGTGAAAACCCGACGTTCCCTGCTGCTGATTGCGCCGCTGCTGGTTTTCGTGGTGATTTGTTTTCTGTTTCCCATCGCCTCTATTTTAAGTAAAAGCGTTGCCAACCCGGAATTTCATGACAATCTGCCGCAGACCAGCGCCGCGCTGCAACAGTGGTCGGGCAAAACCCTGCCGGACGAGGCGCTGTTCGCCGTTATGGGGGAAGAGCTGGTTGCCGCCCGTAAAGACGGTCGCCTGGCCATTGTCGCCAAACGCCTGAGCTATGAAGATGCCCGCTACCGCCGTCTGATTGTCACCGCACCACGGCTGGTTCCTGCCTCCGGTAGCGGGGTGAAAACGGCATTTATCGCCGGGCAACCGTTATGGGGTGAACTGAGCACCTGGCAAACTCTGAAACGCGTGGCCAGCCCGCTGACCAGTTACTATCTGCTGTCGGTGTTTGACCGTAAGGTCGATGCGGAAACCGGCGTCGAACGGGCGCTGCCAGCGGACCAAGCGCTGTATGTCAACGTGCTGCTTCGCACATTGTGGATGGCGACGGTGGTCACGCTGCTCTGTGTCGGCATCGGCTACCCGCTGGCCTGGTGGCTGGCGAAGCAGCCCTCTAACCGCGCCAATCTGCTGATGATCCTGGTGCTGCTGCCCTTCTGGACCTCGCTGATCGTGCGTACCGCCAGTTGGATCGTTCTGTTGCAGTCCGGCGGCCTGATCAATCGCGCCCTGATGGCGACCGGCATCATCGACCATCCCCTGACGCTGGTGTTTAACCGCATCGGCGTGTTTATCTCCATGACCCATATTCTGCTGCCGTTTATCGTGCTGCCGCTTTATGCGGTGATGAAGGGTATTCCGCCAGGGTATGTGCGCGCCGCCGTCTCGCTGGGAGCACATCCTTTCGTCGCTTTCTGGCGCGTCTACGTGCCGCAAACTTATGCCGGTATCGCCGCCGGAGCGTTACTGGTGTTTATGATGGCGATAGGCTACTACGTCACCCCTGCCCTGCTGGGCGGGCCGGACGATCAGATGGTGAGCTATTTCGTCGCCTTCTTCACTAACAGTACGATGAACTGGGGAATGGCCGCCGCGCTGGGAAGCCAGCTGCTGGTTATCGTGCTGCTGCTGTATATCGTTTACGTGCGCGTGACCCGCACCTCTGCCGAAGCGGCAGCCCACTAA
- a CDS encoding ABC transporter substrate-binding protein, with product MIKKLAAITIAMFGLPIQAESLTVISFGGTNKDAQQKAFYQPFMAAGNGAIEAGEYNGEMARLRAMVETGQVGWDLVEMETPELQRGCEEGLLEPLDWSRLGNKADFIPAAVSECGAGIFVWSTALTYDASRLKTGPKSWADFWDVNTFPGKRALRKSAKYTLEIALLADGVKREDVYRVLATPAGVERAFKKLDSLKPNIQWWESGAQPLQWLVSGDVVMSSAYNGRIGAAQDEGHNFNIVWDGALYDLDNWAIVKGSKHKALAERFIAFSNRAENQKVYAENIPYGPTNINTSTLLTPQRLSKLPTAPENLAVSLQVNSSFWLEHGEDLEQRFNAWAAR from the coding sequence ATGATTAAAAAACTGGCAGCCATCACGATCGCCATGTTTGGTCTACCGATACAGGCCGAGAGCCTGACGGTCATCTCCTTTGGCGGGACCAATAAAGACGCCCAGCAGAAAGCGTTCTACCAGCCGTTTATGGCGGCGGGCAATGGCGCTATTGAAGCGGGTGAATACAACGGTGAAATGGCACGTTTACGCGCAATGGTGGAAACCGGTCAGGTCGGCTGGGATCTGGTGGAGATGGAAACCCCCGAGCTGCAACGCGGCTGCGAGGAGGGGCTGCTGGAACCGCTGGACTGGAGCAGGCTGGGTAATAAGGCCGATTTTATTCCCGCGGCGGTCAGCGAGTGCGGTGCCGGGATCTTCGTCTGGTCCACCGCCCTGACCTATGACGCCAGCAGGCTGAAAACGGGCCCGAAAAGCTGGGCCGATTTCTGGGATGTCAACACGTTTCCCGGCAAACGCGCGCTGCGCAAAAGCGCAAAATATACGCTGGAAATCGCGCTGCTGGCCGATGGCGTAAAACGCGAGGATGTTTACCGCGTGCTGGCTACCCCTGCCGGCGTCGAGCGCGCATTTAAAAAGCTCGATAGTTTGAAGCCCAATATTCAGTGGTGGGAATCGGGCGCGCAGCCGCTACAGTGGCTGGTTTCTGGCGATGTGGTGATGAGTTCGGCCTACAACGGGCGCATTGGCGCAGCACAGGATGAGGGCCATAACTTCAACATTGTCTGGGACGGTGCGCTGTATGACCTCGACAACTGGGCGATCGTCAAAGGCTCAAAACATAAGGCGCTGGCGGAACGGTTTATCGCCTTCAGCAACCGGGCGGAGAACCAGAAGGTGTACGCCGAAAATATCCCCTATGGCCCGACCAATATCAACACCAGCACACTGCTCACCCCGCAGCGCCTGAGCAAGCTGCCCACCGCGCCGGAAAACCTCGCCGTCTCATTGCAGGTCAACAGCAGCTTCTGGCTGGAACATGGCGAAGATCTGGAGCAGCGCTTCAATGCCTGGGCTGCCAGATAA
- a CDS encoding 4-aminobutyrate--2-oxoglutarate transaminase, producing MNNRETERRRLDATPRGVGVMCDFYAVKAENATLWDEQGREYTDFTAGIAVLNTGHRHPKVMAAVHAQLECFTHTAYQVIPYENYIRLAERLNHQVPIDGPCKTTFFSSGAEAVENAVKIARAATGRPGVIAFSGAFHGRTLLTMGLTGKVTPYKTGFGPFPASVFHARYPNALHGYSVEDALESLETLFKCDISPQQVAAIIYEPIQGEGGFNIAPEAFVSALRKLCDQHGILLIADEIQTGFARSGKLFASEYYPDARPDLMTMAKSLGGGLPISAVSGRAELMDAPEPGGLGGTYAGNPLAIAAALAVLEVIEEEQLCTRALRLGAELVEALNSSGCAALAEVRARGSMVAAEFNDPIDGRPSSAIARRIQQRALEQGLILLTCGVHGNVIRFLYPLTIPDAQFKTALKLIASLLRD from the coding sequence ATGAACAACCGTGAAACAGAAAGACGCCGTCTGGATGCCACCCCGCGTGGCGTGGGCGTAATGTGCGATTTCTATGCCGTCAAAGCGGAAAACGCCACGCTGTGGGATGAGCAGGGGCGCGAGTACACCGACTTTACCGCCGGTATTGCCGTGCTCAACACCGGTCACCGTCATCCGAAAGTGATGGCGGCGGTCCATGCCCAGCTGGAGTGCTTCACCCATACCGCCTATCAGGTGATCCCCTACGAGAATTACATTCGTCTCGCCGAACGGCTCAACCATCAAGTTCCCATCGACGGGCCCTGCAAAACTACGTTCTTCTCCAGCGGAGCCGAAGCGGTGGAAAACGCGGTGAAAATCGCCCGCGCCGCCACCGGTCGCCCTGGGGTGATCGCCTTCAGCGGGGCCTTCCACGGCCGCACGCTGCTGACGATGGGCCTGACCGGCAAGGTCACCCCTTATAAAACCGGTTTTGGCCCCTTCCCGGCATCGGTTTTCCACGCCCGCTACCCGAATGCACTGCATGGTTACAGCGTGGAGGATGCGCTGGAAAGCCTGGAAACCCTGTTTAAATGCGATATCAGCCCGCAGCAGGTGGCCGCCATTATCTATGAGCCGATTCAGGGCGAAGGCGGCTTTAATATTGCGCCTGAAGCGTTCGTCAGCGCGCTGCGCAAACTCTGTGACCAGCACGGCATCCTGTTGATTGCCGACGAGATCCAGACCGGCTTCGCGCGCAGCGGAAAGCTATTTGCCAGCGAATACTACCCGGATGCCCGACCCGACCTGATGACGATGGCGAAAAGCCTCGGCGGCGGCCTGCCGATTTCCGCCGTCAGCGGCCGCGCCGAACTGATGGATGCGCCTGAGCCCGGCGGGCTGGGGGGGACCTATGCCGGTAACCCGCTGGCGATCGCCGCCGCGCTGGCGGTACTGGAGGTGATTGAAGAGGAACAGCTGTGCACCCGTGCCTTACGCCTCGGCGCAGAGCTGGTAGAAGCCCTGAATTCCAGCGGCTGCGCGGCGCTGGCCGAAGTACGCGCTCGCGGTTCAATGGTAGCGGCAGAGTTTAACGACCCGATCGACGGCAGGCCCTCTTCCGCCATAGCGCGCCGCATTCAGCAGCGCGCGCTGGAACAGGGGTTAATTCTGCTGACCTGCGGCGTACACGGCAACGTCATCCGCTTTCTCTATCCACTGACCATCCCCGATGCGCAGTTTAAGACGGCCCTCAAGCTGATCGCTTCACTGCTGCGCGACTGA
- the pdxR gene encoding MocR-like pyridoxine biosynthesis transcription factor PdxR produces MLTLLGDLLAHRLAQTLNGTLGKRLYDALQCAIQDGSIATGSRLPASRDLAKDLSVSRNTVLTAYEQLQAEGYLQTRTGSGTFVSDSLPESVPDIGSRPQTDGRAFDFVRLSGRGSRLLTRSGAGAHQWGAFMPGVPDVSHMPHDIWRKIHLRLSRRMPVEALSYSGHGGCQQLQQALASYLRVIRSVNCTPEQILITAGTHQSLDLLAKMLCDPGDRAWVEEPGYWGIRNVLAVNGVELLPTEVDEQGLTLPDLSGEARPPRLICVTPSHQYPLGSVMSLQRRHQLLALAKSAGSWVVEDDYDGEFRFTETPIPALQGLAPDAPVIYLGTFSKTLYPGLRLSYMVVPKPLAARMKMAHSELYRGGNGLEQLTLAEFIREGHYAAHVRRMRQLYSRRRAALVQTIRENLGESFIARQTNAGLHLILALPDNIDDVALSAELEQNGVLTRPLSAYYLLGTARRGLLLGYACVDEQQMAEKFAPILACLARRLQR; encoded by the coding sequence TTGCTAACCCTACTCGGTGACCTGCTCGCACATCGCCTGGCTCAGACCCTCAACGGTACGCTGGGCAAACGTTTGTATGACGCCTTGCAGTGCGCCATTCAGGATGGCTCTATCGCCACCGGCAGCCGCCTGCCCGCGTCCCGTGACCTGGCAAAGGACCTGTCGGTATCACGCAATACGGTGCTGACCGCCTACGAGCAGCTCCAGGCCGAGGGTTATCTGCAAACCCGTACCGGCAGCGGGACTTTCGTCAGTGACTCGCTGCCGGAGAGCGTTCCTGACATCGGCAGCCGGCCGCAGACGGACGGCCGGGCGTTTGACTTTGTCCGGCTCTCCGGCCGTGGATCGCGTCTGTTGACGCGCAGCGGAGCGGGGGCGCATCAGTGGGGCGCGTTTATGCCGGGCGTGCCGGACGTCAGCCATATGCCGCATGATATCTGGCGCAAAATTCATCTGCGTCTGAGCCGCCGCATGCCGGTGGAGGCGCTGAGCTACTCCGGTCACGGTGGATGCCAGCAGCTACAGCAGGCGCTGGCGAGCTACCTGCGCGTGATCCGATCGGTCAACTGCACGCCGGAACAGATCCTTATCACCGCCGGAACCCATCAGTCGCTGGATCTGCTGGCGAAAATGCTTTGCGATCCGGGCGACCGGGCATGGGTTGAGGAGCCTGGCTACTGGGGCATTCGTAACGTGCTGGCGGTTAACGGCGTTGAGTTGCTGCCAACGGAGGTAGACGAACAGGGCCTGACGTTACCCGATTTGAGTGGCGAAGCACGGCCGCCGCGGCTGATTTGCGTCACGCCTTCGCATCAGTACCCGCTGGGTTCGGTGATGAGCCTGCAACGCCGCCATCAGCTGCTGGCGCTGGCAAAAAGCGCTGGCAGTTGGGTGGTGGAGGATGACTACGACGGCGAGTTTCGCTTTACCGAAACGCCGATCCCGGCGTTGCAGGGGCTGGCGCCTGATGCTCCGGTCATTTATCTCGGTACGTTCAGCAAAACCCTTTATCCCGGCCTGCGTCTGAGCTACATGGTCGTACCTAAGCCGCTGGCGGCGCGCATGAAAATGGCCCATTCGGAGCTGTATCGGGGCGGTAACGGTCTGGAACAGCTGACCCTGGCCGAGTTTATTCGTGAAGGACATTACGCCGCGCACGTCAGGCGGATGCGCCAGCTGTACAGCCGCCGCCGCGCCGCGCTGGTGCAGACTATTCGGGAAAATCTGGGGGAAAGTTTTATTGCCCGCCAGACCAACGCCGGGCTGCATTTGATCCTGGCGCTGCCGGATAACATTGATGACGTGGCGCTCAGCGCCGAGCTGGAACAGAACGGCGTTCTGACGCGCCCGCTGTCGGCTTACTACCTGTTGGGTACGGCGCGGCGCGGACTGCTGCTGGGCTATGCCTGCGTCGACGAGCAGCAGATGGCGGAAAAGTTCGCGCCGATCCTGGCCTGCCTGGCGCGTCGACTGCAACGTTAA